The Macaca nemestrina isolate mMacNem1 chromosome 15, mMacNem.hap1, whole genome shotgun sequence genome segment TTAGATTTGGCGTGTTTATCACCTTCTAGGGAGGTGCCGTGAGTCAGTGCCCAGAGCCCAATCCCGTGGCCCCTGCTCAGGACCATGAATGGAGACACTGCTCTGGGGCATCAACGTCTTGTGAAGGAGCAACAGGAGCCTGTGGGCAGGCAGATGTCATGGGAGAGGAGGCGTTTGGAGCTGAGTCTGGAGAAACTTCTCGCTGGCTCCTTCTCTCATGTTGAGCCTCTcaagaaaggaaggaggcagCAGAGACTGAGGGTCCCACATGGCAGGGGAGGAGCAAAGGAGCTGTGGGAAAACACATCCACATTTATTCATCTGCTCATCATTCAAGAAATGCTTCTTGAGAGTCTGTTATGTTTCTGGGGCTGGTCTCTTGGGATGTCTGTTCTGGGGGGACAGGCAGGCCTCAGGTAGGACTCTGCCAGCTCAGCCCTCCTTCCAAGTCCTGatgccccctcctccctcccttccactcAGACACACAGAGGATCAGAGCAGGAGTAGCCCTCAGAGCAGCCCATCTGGGGATTCTCAACATTACTCTACAAGTGGGGATTCCTTTAGCCCCATGGAGTCCTAGCAGTGGCCTGGAAGGGACCACCCACTCAGTTGGCCCTCACTTAGATCCCTCTGTCCACCTTTTCCATGAGACTGCAAGGGCACTGGGGACACCTTTGAACCCCCTTGAAGCATCCCAACTCCTGCACACCTCCTGTGGGTTGGGAGTCCCACACAGGGTTCCCTGAAACTCTTAGGTGTCATAAAGGAGCCCTGTCACCTTCTGTAAACTTCACTGACCCTGAAGCTGCATGGCAAGTGAGCTGGGCCCTCCTGCTGGTCTTGCCCTTCTCGGCAGCCCTTGGTCAGTCCTCCCTCTCCCACACTTACAGTCAGGCCTTCTGTTTCCAGCAAATGTAGACGGCAGAGACACCAACCACCAGTAGCACCTTGGGGCCCAGGAGGAGAGCTACGAGGAGTGGAGCAGTAGGAGCCAGTGCCAGGCCTGGAAATCAGGGAAGAGGAGGAGCCATGAGAGGAGCCACCTGGGAGCTCATCTCAAGGGCCTCCACTTACCCCATCTGAGGCTACCTGGGCCCATCAGTGCTCTGAGGCTTTTGAACTTCCATCCTGCTCTGGCTTCCCTGACTCCAGCCGAAAGCAAAGGCCAGGGAAAGTGGCTCCTCATTCTCACTCACCCTGTCCCAGGCTGTCAGCTTATCCTCCTGGAGGGAAAAGGTGGAGAGAGTGTGTACTCAGGTGTTCATACATACGGCAACTGGATTCCTCACTTGATCCTCACAAGCCTGTGAGGCAGGGATTATTATTCCATTctgatgggaaactgaggccagagagttTAGGGAGTGCCCGGAGATTAGTGGGATCCAAATCTAGGGGAGCCCATCATTATGTCCCCAAGGGTGACTCCTGGGTCCAAAACAAGTCCAACACCCCAGGGTCATAAGAATGATTAGGAAAGGGTGGGCAGGTGGTGTGAGGATGGATTCAGAGTGAGAGAGCTGCATGCTGCCCTTCTTAGCCCCAGGAGTATTTGGATGACCCCATATTCTCATGATCTCAGGGAGCCCTCCAGGGACAAGAACTAATGAAACCTGTTGGCTGGAAAAGACCCTGGTGAGTCAGGGAAAGGGCCTCATGCTTGGGAGGGCCTCAGACATCATCTATCCCACCTCAACCCTAGTGCAGATGTCATCTGAAATTTCTCTGTTGGACACAGAGAGTCAGATCTAAGGAAGCACATGTTTGGActctgcattttttaaataagggGTTTTGGCTGTTAAAAGTAACAaaggtattatttttttctcttttttataaattaaatggtGCTGGTGGGTCcttaaggaaggaagggagaccTCAGCATCTGTGGCCGCTGGGGTGTTGCAGGCCGGCAGTTAGCTGGGTGGCTCTCTGGGGCTTTCTCTCCCTTGAGGAGAGCTGCATTGCCCAAATTTACTCCTTCTAGGGGGGAGCCCATGTGAGAGATAGACTGTATTGGGAATATGAAGGGCTATCCCCTCCCCTCAATGTAAAACAACTCTACAGGACCCTCCAGCCTTTGGCCTCTCTGCAGGAGCAGCTCTGTGTTTGTCCTGCCTGCACTGTGGCTCAGCACCTCCCTCCTCCTACACTCCTGCCTCCTCATTCCCTGAGGCATGTTGACCCCGACAGCACTCTAGGATGCTTCCTGCATTCCTTTATCCATCCCCAGTTGGCCTCCCAGAGAAACTGACCTTGGGAAGTGGTCTGGAAAGCAGACTCTAAAATGTAAGTTTGGAATCTGATTACTCATCATCTGGCAAGGAGGATCCCAGGGCTGGTGGTGAGTGGGGCTGGACAAGCCCTGACTTGCTGTTGTGTTGCAATTGATAACACTTTCACTGGCAGTAAACTGGGATGGTGTAACCCCAGGAAGGAAATTCCTTGCCCTCAGCCTTTTGAAAACAGATTGGGAAATGGTCCTTATAAGAACTAAGGTGTCAGCTGTTGCTGGGCATGAATCCTTGGAAGAAAGACAATGAGATACTAAGAGTGATTCATCATCAGTTAAGGTTCAGTGCTGAAGCCAGAGGACTACTTGGCAGCACTGTAGATTCTTATTTTTTGGAGCCACAGGGCAGAAGGAATAGAGGATCGGGTCCTGGGCATCATAGAAGAGTAGCAGAATCACAGTGGAGGATGAATCTCAGTTTCAAATGGCTGCTATGCTGGGGTAGGGCCCTGATGGGGAAGTTGTGGGACCCTGAGATGTGGGAGGAGACATTTGGGTCAAAGCACTCAAAGATTGTCAGTTAACTTTGGAGTTGCTGGGGACAATTGCAGTAGCACAGCTACTTGTCTCTATAAATATCCTCCCCAAGccaaaagaagaaacaacaaagGAAAAGTAAATTCTACACAATCCAGGCTCTAAATATTACTTGAAGAGAGAAGGCCAAACTGCAAAATGACTGTGAGTCAAAAGGGAACACTCACCTAACCCTAGCGCACAGTCTCTCACTAGGCTCCCACGCCACTGATGCAGCACATCACAGAAGGCATCAGGCAGTTTGCCTGCCAGCCTAGACAACCTAAAATGCATTTCCAGACTCACTATATGAGCCAGGATGCTATGTCAGACACACTGAAAGCACCCAAAAATGGCAGCCCTGGTCTGAGCGCCAGTGGGTGGTTGGAAGTCTAAGGAAAAACTCAACCTTGTCCAGAAGGTACAGAATCATCTCATCCTGTGCTACCTTAACAAGTACAACTATGAACCCAAGAAATATCATGAGGAGCAGGCATAGGAGAACTTCCAAGGTTGAATAGCAAGGTTAAGAACCTGAGGACTGAGGAACAGCCCAGCAGTCAGACACCAGGGAGCCAACCCCCAAATACCAGCCCCCAGCCATGGAAAGTGATGAAGGGAGGACACAGAAAAGAGGAAGTCTCAAGTCAATAAACATAAGCTCCCACTTTaagaaactacaaaaagtagGGCAAAGTAAACCTAAAGCAAGCAGGAGTGATAggaattaataaaaaaaagaaaaaaagagagagcagaacagataatgaaactgaaaacacaaaaacaatacaaaaacccACTGAAATAGAGTCAATCTTTCGAAAACAccaataaaatgggaaaaaccTCTAGCatgactgaaaaaaaagaaaagagaaatggcaCATTTTCAGTATTAGGATGAAACGTGGGATACCATTGCAGACCCTGCAGATACCATTGAGTTATAAGTGGATATTGTGAACAACTCTACACACATAAATGtgacaacttagataaaatggaccAAAAATTATGCAAAGCACAACTTAGCAGGACTCACTCAATAGGAAATGAAAAGTGTGAATAACCCAAAACTATTAAGGAAATTGAatctatgattttaaaataccCAAAAATATTCCTGAGGCCCAGATCTTTCATAGGAAAACATAAgcatttaaagataaattaaaaccaaatttGATACACAGGGAAATGGAGCTGAAAAGTTTTGGTAAAATTTGAATGTATACTCCATTTTAGATGATAtgaggaaattattttaataatttaatgaaatttaGTTATTTGAATGTTTAAAATGTCAGTGGACAATGACATTGGTTTTGTGAAAAATATCCTTGATCACATGATCACTCAAGGTGCAACTGCAGGTGCATGTGTGAGCAAGTTTTCAGCGGATGTCACTATGCACCTTCCACACATCTCTGATGATGGGGGACATTTTTTCTCCTCTATGTCCTGTCTTTACTCTTCCAGCAGGCAGGGACATGAACAAATCAGTGACTCAGCACTGACCAGGAGATGATGCAAACATCATACTGTTTTGGAAGGAACCTGAGTCCTTATTCTTATTTTCTGGTGCCTCAGGGCAGAAAGAATAGAAGGTTGGGCCCCGGCCATCCTTGGAAGAGTAGCAGAATCACAAAGGAAGATGAATCTCAGCTTCAATGGCTTCTATGCTGGGATAGGGCCCTGTTGGGGAAGCTGTGGGACCCTGAGATGTGGGAGGAGACATTTGGGTCAAAGCACTCAAAGATTGTCATTCGACTAGAGGAGAGGGTCCCCCTCCTGGTATTATATGAGAGGGAAATAAGACATTTTTTGGTTATAGAAAGGGTAAACACTGGCCAAATTCAAGTCCTTGGGACAAAGCCCAGCAGAAGGGGAGAGTTTCTCTAATTAGCACAAATTCCCAATATAGCCTGGTAGTGAGCCTGTCCTCAGGGACCAGATTTACCATCATTAGTTTGGACTAATAACCTGATGTAATGGCCAGAAGTCTTCAACATCATCCCTCATCACTTCCTGAGTCCTGGTTTCCCCTTTGGTAAAACTCCAAAGTCACTGGGTGTTTGAAGCAGGAAAGGAGATCAGAGATGAACAGGAATTTGCACATGGTCCATGCGCAGAGTGACTGGGATTATTGTTGGTCAAATATCACCATCGGAACACAGAAGAGGCCTGTGCTGTGACCAGGTCACCTGGGGGCCTGCTCCAGGTTTCAACTTCACTTGTCTTTCTGAAATTTATACAGCAGATGCCGGAAACTGCTGGGTGAGGTCACAGATGCAGATGGAAAAGTTTAGAATAGAACAGAGACAAGGTAGAGGTTAGAAAGTGTAAAGGGGAAGGTGGGGCACTGATGAGACATGCAGAAGAAGGTGAAACACAGGACTTCATAGACAAATGCATCGCCTCCgtctctcctttttcctttaatgTATATTTACGCCAAAAGATTGATCAAGGTGTGCATCAAACTCTTGATGCACAGTTTCTCTTGTAGATGGGTTTTAAGGGTGTCTGCAAGTTGCCAATTGTCACCTTGAACTTTCTAAGTAGTAGTGACCCGTGGAGTGTAGAATTTGGGGTCATGGAGCTgacattaaaattttactttatatttatagACTTCTAGCTTATTTTATGACAAGCATGAATACTACTtttaacattaaagaaaaagacaaaatttaaaaatgggaagtAACCACACCATGGGTGACATCTGAGTCCTGCTCCTTCTGGTGCGCTGAGATCTCCAGGGTATGGCTTTTGCTGACCGCTGGCTGTCCATCATGCTCCACCTGGCAGGTGAGCACCACATCGTCCCTGTGGGCACAGGTGTTCACCAGGAGCCAGCTCGTCCAGTTGTAGGTACCATCCTTGTTTTCTGTGAGGGTCGAAGCTGTTTCTGTCTGAGACACATTTCCATTCTCCAACCAGGTCAGCAGGAGTCTCTGGGGGTAGAAGTTGCTCACCTGGCAGGTGATGTTCGCCTGGTTCTCTGCCCTCATGGACTGTTGAGTAACCTCCAAGAAGGGTGGAACTGAAATAGCACAGGGCAGAAGCTCTGACCTTGTGGCACAGACAGATCACAGGGAGGGCTCCATAATGTAGCTCCCACCACCACAGTGAGGGCATCACCAGGACAGTGCTAGGCAGGCAGCATGTGCTCAGACATTGAGGGTGCTCTTTGCATATGAGTGAAATTactaagcacagtgcctggcacacagtaggtgctgaAGGACTGATAGCTCCTACTAGGCTAAGAATGAGTGATATCTACAAGCACCACCCCTGGCATACAGTTGGAATGTAAGAACTGTAGCAAAATCAGTGAAATCGCCAAGCACATAGGGATTTGGCTCCCAGTAGGTGCTCACTAATTGTAGTTGTTCTtagtgaaataaatgaaactctctagcacagagcttggcacaTGGTTGCTGGCTCCCTCACAGCTGCCATTAAAATGATAGTAAGTGACCGGCACACCTAGGTGCATGGCAGGTGGGCAGCATCGTCAGGGATTAGATTCCAGGCTATTCAAGATCTAGAGCAGTAGCctgtggggaggggagtggaCTTAGCAGCCAGAAGTGGGCTTAGGCTGGGTTTGAGGGTCTTCTACCTCGGATGGCCTCAGACAAGTTGGCAGTCCCATGAAGAGGGTCCCCCTGCAAGGTGACGTGGGCCACCTCGCAGATGACTTCAGAGTGAACGTCTCTGCGGGTCAGCACCACCCTGGCTGTGCTGCGGATGCTGTAGGACACGCTCTTTCCTGCGGGGTCCACGCTGGTCTGGAAGTCTGAGAGCTCGTTCCCATTTTTGAACCATTTCAGGGTGATGTCTTTGGGAGAGAAGCCGTGGGACTCGCAGGTGAAGCTCACTGTGTGCTCAGCTGTGGCCCTCACTGCGGGGCCGGATACCACGGGGGCAGAGGGTTTGGCTGCAAAAGGAGCATCGATAATCAGGAGACATTACTGAGATGACCATCACTAACAATAAGCGTGTGACACGTTAAGAACCTTCTGAGACGTTCGTTTTTAATCTCTCTAATAATGTCGGGAGGGCAGTctccttttctcattttacagctCAGGCCACAACAGCTCTGAGAGGTGAGAACTAGCCCATGGTCAGACAGTGAGTAGGGGCAGGTCCCAGAGGGAAGTCCAGGCCTGAGTTCAAAGTCCTCTCCACACAGGGTGACTTCCACCAATCTTGGTATAGGAACAAAATTACTGACTGGTCTCCCTCCTTGTTAATAACTGGTCCTAGCTGGCCTCCACTGGAGAGCTCACCAACCTCAGAGAGGGCGTTTATAGAAGCCAATGTCAGGAACAGTGGCAAAGTGGCACCACCATGAGAGCTGCAGCCAGGCTGCTTAGCCCAGGAGAGGGGTGGCCTGACAAACCcagttcctcatctgcaaaataggagGACGGCATTTCTATTTCCTGGAATGTCGCCAGGATTAAATGGGGTGATGGAAGCAGTTCTGCTCTGGATCAAACACAGAAGATGCTTCTCAAAATTAAACACAGATCTATCTTTAACCCAGAATTTACAGATACACAGAGGTCTCTCTTTGGGTGTTATACAAATATGAATCcttccatatttttattcttttcaaaaatatttcattctgtCAAATAAAAGGCATTAATTAAGGATAAAGCTTTAACGTAGAACCCACAGTTTGTAAGAGCATTGGAATGACACCTGCTAAAGGTCAAGCCACAGTATGTTGCCGTAGACCTGGATAACAACTAACTGAAGCCAGCGTCCGTGGGATTTTGATCTCTCTCACCTGGAGTAATTTAATTAAATAGCCAATGAGAACAGGTTTGCAGTTTAGGATTTTTGACCAGCTAATGAACTGTTCCCgaaaacaatatttttgaaaGGCACCTATAAAAAAATCTTTCCTGCGTTTCCATACCGGACACTATTCAGGGTTTTGCTGACTCACTGTACCCAAATTGCACCTCTTTATTTTTCCAATAAATGCTCTTTCTCTCCTAACAaccattgttgttgttgttgttgttagtagcTCTAACCTGCTTCAAGTCCTACATTTGTAAATAGGAAATTTGTTTTCGGCATCCGGATCTTCAGTTAGGTCAGGTTTGGGTCAAAAACAAGAATCGCTGAGTTCTAAGAAAGCCAAAGGGggttaattttttcattgttaaTTAATTACAAGGGACAAAGACCCAGGCCACACCAACAGGCAGAAACCTATTCTGGGCCCTGAAAGCAAACACACTGGAGAATCAGATCAATGAGGCGGTTTCTCCCTGTAGATGAGTTTTAAGGGTGTCTGCAAATTGCTAATTGTTACCTTGAACCTTCTGCCATCATCTTAGAAAGCACATATTACACATGTTTGCCTTTGCCAATATTATGTTGCTCCCTAATATGCGTGAAATATTTTGAGAGCACAGTAAGGAGGGTGTCACTTGAAGATGTCAAGTCTTTGAGACACCAGCAAATGGGTGTCCCTAGAGGGCTGAGAGGCTGTCTTCAGTTCCGATTTATTGAGGGCTTCTTGGCCGCCTGACGCTGGCTGCTCTCTCTGTACCTCTCAGCACTTTAATCCTCCCTCCATTTCTTAGAGGGGGTCCTCATGTGAGCCCTTGTGTACGGCGAGACTCTGAGAGGATTCTTGGTGGCCAAGGCCTAGAAGTAGATAGAAACCCCATCCTGGGAAGATGAGTGAGGGTAAATGCAAGTGCATaacctggcatgtagtaggtgcttaataaataacCCCTGTGACTGTAATCATGAGGTTTGGTGATTACTGCTACTGGAGCTGCATAGCTATTCTTTAGGCAACAGAACAAAGAGGAGCAGAAACACCAATGAAAGGCTCAAACCCTACTCACTGCAGCTGCCAGAAAAACCCAAATGATAAAAGGAGCAGCAATCACCATGTTTAGTGAACTGGCTTTCAAGTAAGATTGCAGGTGAAGCTGGAAGCATTTtggaagaaggagggaaaagatACCTCAGTGACATCTGGGAGTGCTGAGGGAGGGAGGCTTCCGGGGCCGAGGAGTGAGGATTTGCTGGGCCTCCAGCACCTGCTTAGATACAAACGTTTTCAAGACAGAAGGTTCCCAGCACGGAGGCTGCGTCTGAGCGAGGCTTTGTCCCAGTCTCCTATCTTGGGCCCTGAGGCCAGTAGCATGGGAGGGGTCCTGTCCAGGCTTCTGGGGCCTCCGTGAATGTTCCCAGCATGTCTGTTTTGAAGTACCCATGGCCCAAAAAGCTGTTCTCAAAGCCCCAAAGCCTGGGGCACCGCTTTTGCTAGGGGGCTGTGTGTGAGAATCTTCTGGAGCCATTCAGAACTTTAGATGCCAGGCCCACGTTAGACCAATTAAACTGGCATTTTTAGGAGGATCCTGGGTCCAGCTTTGTTAACTCTTTTTTTTGATAGTTTTCCCAGTGATTGTAATGAGCAGCCAAGGTTGAAAGCCACTGGACCCCAACCCAAACCCCATTTATACTTGGGGCCTAGTGATGCCCTGAcctgtctgaggtcacacagcttcACCCTAACACagctcacatttattgagcatttactgtgtgctcGTTGATGCCCTAAGCATTTAACACGATTTCACTCCTTCAGACCCTGCCCAGTCTGTGAGGTCAGCGTTACCATCAAAGGGTGAGGACATCAAGGCCTATGGTGGCAAAGTGCCTTGTcccaggtggcagagccaggaagaGTCAGAGCTGGGAAGAGGCCCAGGCAGCTGGGATACTGCCCGTGCTCTCCTAACCATCGTTCTGCAGAAGCTCAGTGATAACCTGAACACCACCACCATTGGGGCTCGGTGCACATCCTCTGCAATCCTCACAGAACCCGGAACGGGGCCATGATAATCAGCATCGCACCGATGGGGAACCCAAGGACTCAAGGGAAGGCAAGACTGGCTGAAGATCACATGATCTTGAAATAACACCTCACTTTGTGGGTGCCTACAGTGTGCTAGGTGATTTACAGAGAGAACCTTAAACACTTTCCACTTTCTTAAAGGAGTCCTTGattgtctccattctacagatgaggaaactgaggctgaacaAAATGAAGGCACTGTCTCCTCATCCTCCATGTATCCCAGTGGGCATTTCCTGTGTCCCACCAAGCAGTTATGTCCATTAACAGAGCAAGTGTTTTAGGTTCTTGAGCCCCAACACTGACAGCCACCTCAATTGTCCCCTTGAGATTCTAGACGTCATGCAATGTTAGGGAGAAGCCTCCTTTCTGGGTGCCCAGGCCTGCTTACCCTGCAGCCATAAACAAAAGAAAGTGGGTTCCTGACAGCCAGAGGGGAGAATCTAAACTCTTGCTCACATGGTCCCCAAACACTCTCTAGGAAATGCCTCATCTCCTCGTCCTTAGTCTTCAGCGCCATGAGCGGGCAGATATATGCTCTGCTGGGCTTCAGGAGGCTCTACTCTATTCAATGGATGCTGCTGAGTGAAGGAGAAACAGCATAACATGAGGGGAGAGTCCTAAATGCTTCATGTGTGCTGAGACCTGTGCTTTAGGACCAGCTTGGCCTATGATGGGACACATGCAGGACCTTTCTGATGGGAGTGTAAAGCCAACCCCTCCTATCCCTACAGGgttattggtttgtttttaatactttgtGCTGTAGAACTGAACAATGCAAGAGTTTAGAAAGAGAAGGTTGGAGCATTTCTCTACACTTGAAAAACCACAGCTGAGTGTTGCAGAGACAAGGACTGTGAGTCAGACTGAGGGTTCCAGCCTTGCCTCACTGACCTGGTCCCAAGTCAGTTctcctctctgatcctcagtgtcctcatctttAAAGGAGGTAGCAAATGGCTCCTCCCGCATAGCACTGGTTACAAGGAAACTCTGGCACAGCCACTGCTCTCTGgcccccttccccacctccctcctttcTCATCTAACTCATCATTTAGGCTGAGAGCATGGCAAAGAGGAGTGAGCACTTTACTAGGAGTTAGCAGATCTGAGTCACACCTGAGCCACCACTGGCTGTGATTGCCTGGGCTGGGGAGGCACCACCTGAGCCACCACTGGCTGTGACTGCCTGGGCTGGGGAGGCACCACCTGGAAACTTCAGTGTCTTTGCCAATATTATCTGCACAATCAGGATAAAGTCACCTTCCCTGTCTAAGTTGAAGGGATACGAGGAGCTGATTTCAGACATTACTGGGCAAAGCACATTTTcatgtacatacatgtacatgaAAGCATCATGTTTTATGCTTTACatatacatgttttttaaaaagctgttagTAAAGCTATGTGTCTTCTGGAGGTCCTGTTTTTTGCCTTTCCAAATTccagaggctgcccacattccttgctCACAGTTACATCTTCCCATCACTCTAACCTCTTGCTTGCATCCTCACAAGTCCTTCTGCAATAATTaatctccttcctctttcttgtaAGGACATTTCTTATATATTGTGTCCACCCTGATACCAGAGCCAGATGTTAAAACCactgtcttaaaaatatttgaagtaggGTGaacatggtggctgatgcctgtaatcccagcactttgggaggctgaggtgggcggatcacctgaggttgggagttcgagaccagcttgaacaacatggagaaac includes the following:
- the LOC105496101 gene encoding signal-regulatory protein beta-1 isoform X1; translated protein: MPVTASWPHPPGPFLLLTLLLGLTGRLCEEELQVIQPEKSVSVAAGESATLRCATTSLIPVGPIQWFRGAGPGRELIYNLKEGHFPRVTLVSDPTKRNNTDFSICISNITPADAGTYYCVKFRKGSPDVELKSGAGTELSVLAKPSAPVVSGPAVRATAEHTVSFTCESHGFSPKDITLKWFKNGNELSDFQTSVDPAGKSVSYSIRSTARVVLTRRDVHSEVICEVAHVTLQGDPLHGTANLSEAIRVPPFLEVTQQSMRAENQANITCQVSNFYPQRLLLTWLENGNVSQTETASTLTENKDGTYNWTSWLLVNTCAHRDDVVLTCQVEHDGQPAVSKSHTLEISAHQKEQDSDVTHGLALAPTAPLLVALLLGPKVLLVVGVSAVYICWKQKA
- the LOC105496101 gene encoding signal-regulatory protein beta-1 isoform X2; its protein translation is MPVTASWPHPPGPFLLLTLLLGLTGRLCEEELQVIQPEKSVSVAAGESATLRCATTSLIPVGPIQWFRGAGPGRELIYNLKEGHFPRVTLVSDPTKRNNTDFSICISNITPADAGTYYCVKFRKGSPDVELKSGAGTELSVLAKPSAPVVSGPAVRATAEHTVSFTCESHGFSPKDITLKWFKNGNELSDFQTSVDPAGKSVSYSIRSTARVVLTRRDVHSEVICEVAHVTLQGDPLHGTANLSEAIRVPPFLEVTQQSMRAENQANITCQVSNFYPQRLLLTWLENGNVSQTETASTLTENKDGTYNWTSWLLVNTCAHRDDVVLTCQVEHDGQPAVSKSHTLEISAHQKEQDSDVTHDGVSLLLPGLECNVVILARCNPHLPGSCDSPASGS